Part of the Musa acuminata AAA Group cultivar baxijiao chromosome BXJ3-10, Cavendish_Baxijiao_AAA, whole genome shotgun sequence genome, tacatatatgtataaatatatatacatatatgcatacatatacatatatatatatatatatatatatatatatacatatatatatatacatatacatatatatatatatatacatatacatacatatatatatatacatatacatacatatatatatatatacatatacatatatatatatatacatatacatatacatacatatatatatatatatcttcataaGTCTTACTATAAGAGGTTTGTCGGAACAACATATGTAGCCATATTTTTCTACCATAACGTATCAATAACCTAAAGCCATGCTCCGAGATatttcatatgataaataaacacaACAAAAAATCGCTTCGTCCAAAGCATGCCATGCTCCGAGATATTAAAAGATCGTTTCGTCCAAAGCATGCCCCACTCATTTTGCTCGCAAATCAATACTCGGACCAATAGTTAAGTTTAAAGATAGgtagataaaaatgaatatatatatatatatatatatatatatatatacatattacatatttgatttttttccaAATTCAATGataatcatgattagtgatagttAATTCAAATTTATTAGATGAGAGTTTAAGGAGGTGGCAcactgaaaattttaatatttggaggAATATAGacaaaaaatctaaatatttagaGTGATATTAAAATGTAAAGTCTCACTCACCATGATTGCATAGAAATTGAGAGCTAAAATTAGTACAGAATCAAAATATGCTGAATAAAACTCAAGACTTACTCGTCAAGTGTTCAGGTGCTGCTGTAAGGAGGTTATGCAAGATAGATTAGAAAGAAAATCCTTACTAATTTCGGAACTATTTTTGGCTCATGTGGGGGTACCCAAAAAAAATCCAATTATGTTCCTCCTTACTGGATCGTTCCAAAAATACAAAATTTTGGAAGGGAAGGAGATAAAACAAATTCAATTTACAATTGGATCTAGTGAATAAATGGATAGAGCCTATGGTTCCAAACCTAGTAAAACAAAAAGCAACGAGCTTATATTTTTAATTTGCATTGAGCGATTACCCGATCTAATTAGATCGTTAAAAATAGAATAGATTAGTGCCTGTTACGGGAAAGGGTGAGTTCTTCTGTGGGTGGACCATTGATTCTTTTTCGTTTGACCTCAGAAAAATGTAATAAAGCATAATAAGAAAGAAtaggaattaaaacaactaatatCATTGTCAGCAACCGTCTTGAATTTACTCATTAGATAAATGTGATAAAGGAAACTTTAAAGTTACAACTTACACTAATCTCCAAGACATGAATTTTCGTTTTTGAGTCGACAGTAGAAAAAAATGAGCACAAAACTATATGGCCGATCAACCAAAAGTCGATGAAAGCAGCACAACTTAATCAGTCAAAAAAATATGCCCAATTGGGCAGGAAGGTTCTCTAAGTCGACTGAGGTTGTGGCATCAAATCGAAATGGGTTTCCAGCAAAGAAAGCACTTGGGAAAGCGATGATACCTTGAAGTCTGGTCTTATATCATCAGTGTAAGAGTCAGGAGAGCCATACCTCCCTGTTTCGTCAAGCAAGCATGTGAAAGCTCCTGCTCGCTTCCCACAAACCACCTGAAAGAATATACAAGAATCATCGCATCATCAAGCATCACATTactgtctttttttttcttttttgaaaacaACAAAGATCTATATGTTCAAAATAGGCAGCTGGAGCATCATCTGCATTGCAAACTACACTAGAGCAGTTAGTTCTTATCAAATGAATTCTCAAAATGGCTGCATGGAATTACCATGTAGTTGGCAGCTATTATTTAAATTGGAGCTTATAAGTTCCTGACATTCCTGGTATCCCGGatataatgttgaaagagaacAAGCAAAGCGGGATACCCATATTAACAAGTATAAATTACAAAAGCTATTATGATCGCACCTTATTGCCTCTTCTTCTTGATTTTTGGTAATGTTACTAGATAGATATTAAAGGATACTTTCTAACTTCtatcatatataatttttgaGTTTGTAATAAACAATACACAACTACTTAGGGTTGGCTTCGTGGATCTCTTGTCGTCATTGAGATCTATAAAATGTCATATATCTCGgactatttaaatatttatttataatttctattggtATCTTTTTAGGCTTTTTCTATCTCTACTCTTataccactaatattaattatttcacctcttttgaTGATTGCATTCGGAGGTCTCCTAAACACATCATCATATCATCTtaaattattttctattattttatcTTCTATGGAAGCGATAcctaattgttcatgaataattttttatatgttcTAATAACTCCACACATTTATCTCAATATTCACACTTTGACGATATGaactttttatatatgttgtttctttACTGTCCAACACTCAAATCCATAAAACATTACTAGTCTCATaactgtcttataaaatttttcttttaattttaaaaatatctaaagaTCACACAAGATACCTTTGGAAAAAGTCACACAAGAAGCACATTCTGATGCTTTCATAATATGGTGGACAATACGCTTAACATCCtttgaagaaaataaagaacAACAATTGCAACCATCCAATTCAACAAGAAAATAAAGGGATCAATAAGTTATGTTGTCGACCATTAGTTTCCCAGGAAATTTAGCCACCGCACAACAAAATAGGATTAGAATTGCTAATGATTCCACATGTAAATTGTATATGCAAGAACAGAATGAGAAAtcaataattccaaaaaaaaatactaataaatgGATTTGCATGATCAAGGACTTGCTGATAGCTACAAATTTAATTATTGGATCAAATTCACTCACATCATCCCGGAGGCTGTCACCAATCATCATGACTTCACTTGGAGGAACATCCCATATTGAACATATATGCAATAAAGGAGCTGGATCTGGCTTATAAGGACGAAATTCCCTACTTAGTGCAGGGACAAATTCCATCTACAACCACagcaaaattatattaaaaattaatctcAGCATGTAAAAACATTTTGTTTTTCTCCGTACTGCAACAGATGCAAGAGGGTGGAAACCAAATGTTTATGTATATCCGCAAACAGTTATCATAATCATAATTTGTCCATCGAATTCTATTAAACCTTAAAATGTTTTTTGCTTTCAGCAACATATCCAAAATTTTAAACCTTAAAAACCTTTGTGCTGTCAGCTAGATATCCGAttctgtcatcaatttaccaattTGTTTACAAAGTCCATACTCCATAGAATGATGTTAAATTAAGTCATATTAACAACAATAAAATGGAAATCTATCCAATCAACAGAATAGACCTGATATGAAACCAAACTGTTAGACTAaccatatttgataaacaatttcAACACTCCATTTACAAATTTTCCTAGCTAACTTAATGTTATTATGAGACTACTTAGTTGCTTGCAATTGAAAATGGCCTACAATCAGAGCTTAATGTGATTGAGAATTAAAAATTTACAAATACAATTCACATGTAGCTGCCTGCATTTGCAACTAATTTTTGTTCAGTCACTTTGCAAGTCATTCATCCAAAGCATCTTGATGTAGTGTTGGAAGGTGATGGAATAAGGGAGAGTTGTGATGGTCAAGATGGATGGTCAAAGGGAATACCGTGGTCAATAAGGGTGATGGGAGGTGCAATGGAAGGGGATAATTGAGATGTGCTAGGAGGAGCAACAAGACGAGTGGTGGTGGTCGGTAGTGCCCATGTGGACAAGAATAGGGTGAGATGAGTGGCACTGGTCCAGAAGGGTGGCAGACAGGTTCCTATCATTGAGGTGACAGAAAGAGTAGCAACAATATTGGAAGTGGCCATTGGCCATTATGGTAAAGAGTGATTGTTGAAGAGCAATGTCGATCAAAAAGCATAGTATGATGGTGGATCTTCACCTGCAACTATTTATGAATTCACATGCAAGCAATTTAGTTGCATGTAAAAAATTCCAGACAAGAGAGTTTGGTTTCGATATGGAACGGTAGTCTGCAACTGCAGTGCAAACAACCATACAAAGGCATCTGTTGATACATCTGCATTAATACCATTTACAAATATTTTTGACCAAGGAGCCTctaacctcctaactggggcagcCAATAGGTTGGATTTAGGCCTGTATAGAGTAAGACTGAGCTTGAAACCTTGACCCTTGTATTTTGAGAATGGCCCAAATCCAGCCGTAACCCAATATATCCTAATCCTATACCAGATCTGGCCCAAACCTCAAATCTGGAAAGTCTAAAAATATAGAAGATTAAAGTCCTCTCCCTACATTGTAACTCCTAAGCAGATGGCAGTAAAGATAGCCAGACGACTCAAAGGTATTCCAAGTATTAAAGTTTGTGTTTAAACATCTTTATGGTTGTGCAAATGGCACAATCTTTGCATCAATAGTGACATTGTTGCACTTGACTGCCAGAGTCAATACGAAATCAAAATCTTTGCCAGTGGTGTCTGCCGAGGCCACCACCATGGCATATCTAAAGAAGAAAGCAAACACAAAGCAATGAGAAATGGAAAAAGAAGGGAGTAAAGGATAAATACAAAGCTGAAGGCAGTGAGAAGGTAGTTTTGAAGCAGTGGATGAGGTGGCTATGGACATAGGGTAGTCGAAGTTGAAGAGGTGGCAATGATGGGTATTGATCAACAAATTCAATAGCTCTACTGGCAAGCAGTAATTGATGGAAATGATAGTGGAAGATCTTGCACAAACAAAGCAAAGAAAAACAATGTGCTAGTAGCGAAGCCATTAATCTAGACAACCAACAACCAACCATATATATGATTGGTAACTTTGATTATTGTAAGAGAACATTAAACAAGCCCATCGCAGATTCAAACTTACTCAATATTTTGTTTATCTTTTAGAATTAAGGCTTAGTGAGGACCAAAACACCATACCCTTTATTCTGAACTCAAATTTATTAATGGTCTGGACATAGAACTCAGCCATTTGGAAGCCTCAGTTTTAACCAATTAACAATTTCAGATATTTACAATCTCCATTTCATGCTTAATCGAAACTTTTGACATACATGATTAATTTCTTCTCTAAAGAAGATAAGAACACAAGAGGAACAAACTAGCAACTTACCCCAAACCGTTGATGAAATATATCAACTGCCATGTTGACATTGCGAGTTATCAAACCTCTCCTGCAACAGTCGAAAGTCATAAGCAAGCTAGCTAAACATGCAGATCAACGTACATGGACAATGCGGAAAAAGTTGTAGAGAAAGAAAATAGATACTCTGGTAAAACGCATGTATCCTGCCTCTTCACATTCTATTAATCCCTTGGTGTATCGATATTATTATTTCCTATAAATTCCTTAATGTAGCAACAGCAACAGGGGAGTGTTCAAAATGCAGGAAGCATAGTAGTAACTAGTAACTGGTTTAATGTTTCTGAGCTGAGAATCATGGATAGAGGGATCACTCCATAATCAGGAGGAATAGAAGCatgtaataatagcaagcttagatGCTGTGAATATCAAAAGAACAATTCAGAACATGACTTGGAATCTACAGCTATTGATACATGAAAACCTAAGACAGTTAACAAACTTAGAAATAGATGCTGATGTAAGTCCATGAAGAAGTACACTTCATTTTTCAGGCAAGAGTGTGTGAAATTCAGAAAAAAAACAGACTTAtgaaattagagagagagagagagagagagagagagagagagagagagagagagaaatctttACCTTATTTGCCTAGAGTCCAGGTACCTGCAAAGTTCCGAAGCACCTGAAATAAGTTTCTTTTATCAGAAAAAAGCAGACGGACAAGAACATTTAAGTCTTGAATAGTACTAAGTACTAACGACTGAAGAATAGGCACAACCATAAGACATTTTTTGCATGATTACATGGTTATTAATTAGGCTGGAACTCGTAGATAATATTATTGCTATATGTTAGTTGTTTAAATTAATGGTCTCAATATAAGAAATTGTCAGCCTTCATATGTTTTAAATATTATAGCAAACATGGGCGGCAACCACTTTGATTCCTGCACCAAACTTTGGGATACTTCTCAATCTTGAGAGCCGATTAGGTCATACCATTCACTATCATCTCAATGATGGTgttaatttatgaaatatcaaCTAACAACTTGGTTGTCCTCAAGATCATTAGTCTGTTATCTCAAAGTTTTAGTTACTGCAAGATAGCGATGATCAATCACAGATCTGTATGCATTGCTATCAGCTTAGTCAGCTAGGAATACCAAATTAACTCAAACTGTAAGCAAATAAGTCATAAACTGTTCGAATTATCTGCAATGAATTGTAAAGGAAACTGTCACAACGTGTCCAGAGCATCGAAGCTATCATGCTTATTCTTCCTACTCTACACATCTACATAATGCTAAACGAGTTCCAACAAGAAATTGCGGAGATTTCATCGAGATCTCTAAGATCATTAAGCAAAAATCCACAAGAAACCTTAACATCAGTATCACAATTGAGCGATCGTCCATCACTAACCAATCAAACAGGCAATATGAGGATGAGGAGGAACTAAGGAAGGAGAGAGAAAAATGACGAACCGGGCATGATCTGGAGGCGATCGAGACCCTGACGCTCAAAGTGGGCGATGATCTCGTACGCACGTTGCTGGTCCTGAGGTGCCCACGACTCGATATGATGGAGGATGTCGACGCCACCGGCGGAGGCTCTGGCGGCGCGGTGGGCTGCGTATCCCTCCTCCCCTAGCACGGCCCGGTACATGGCGCCGAAGTCGATCACAGGCACCGTCAGCGTCCCGTCCATGTCGAACACCAGGCCCCGCAGCCGCCCCCTCTTGGCTCTAACTCCCGCGCCACCGCAGCCATCTTCGGCGGGGATCGAGGCGGACAACGACGACATGCAGGCGAGTTGGAGACGGCGAGGAGGAGAGAAGGGGGAGGAGACGGCGGCCGGGAACAAGAATAAGTGTCGGCCGATGCGTAACGGTGGGAACGGAGTTTTTGTGCGCGCGTGCGTATGATGTTGATGTGTGCGGTCAGGAGCGCATAGAACGTCCGAGATGGGTCCCCAGATTGCGTTTCCGCAGCATTCCTCGACAATAGGATACAGTGTAACCATCGGCAGAATAAACTAACCTGATGCAGCCTCTGTGGGACCCTCATGTATCAACCAATAAATGATTTATGCAGGTCATATTATGTTTCATCGCAGACAGCAGATTCGATAACATGAATCGGAGTTGCAGTGGGCCATTTCAATGATACAAACACGATATGTTATTATAGGAACCACAAAACCTACTCGCTGTCCAATgggccaaaaaataataatttattaacttTGATGTATTTGTCGGTTTTAATAAGCTCTAAATTtattgataaaatattatataagtgTCTTATCATGTCTAAAATTAAAACGGTTTTGATGTCATGTGATGTGTAGACCAACTTAAGTCTCCTCTTATGTTTTTTTAAttaagttcaaaaaatattttattgattattagTACACTACACCTAGAAAAATATCagtaattatttaattatattatgataaatatcgatgataataaaattaattcgaCTTGATTCCAATCATGAATGTCCCAAGAGAGTCTTGAACATTCAAATTGATGTTAACTTTTACAAAAATTGAAGTGATTTTAATGCAGTTCTTCCAAGTTAGTAACAGAACAAGATGGAAGTCAGTAACACCTTAATTACTGTGATTTAGGATTCAACTAAAGTAAATATTCTAATgaaatattttagtatttttatattaGATCGATGTATATGTGGCTTAATTATTGACTAAGGTCCTAATCTCCTCATGCTGATTAGGCCATCATATATGGAGCTTTGATTGAGACAAATATTTATCCTATCATTATTCAATAAAGTTCTAatcttaataattatttattttatttttatggaaTGTTGTGACTATACAAAAATGAGtcactaataaaaaaatattaatattaatattaatattaatattaaaaactTTATTGAGAGGTAGTATGTCAATCGATATTATAACTCAACCTATTTAGCATTAATTGAGTGATGTTGGTGTTGTACTTAAAAGGATGtcgatcatcataaattttactagtaatatcttttttttaataagacTCTAAGTCCAATGTTATATAGGGCTAATAGTATTAAGGGAAGAGATGCAACAACTTTAAATAGGACTCTAAGTCAAAGGTCATATATAGGGCTAATAATAAGATGGAGTCGCAGTAACCTTATTAGAGATAAACACAAGACGAAGATAACAATATAAGACAGTTAATAGTTAGCCTTAACTTTTTGAATAAATCATAATAGATTATGTCGTTGGAGTTATCGATCATAATTCTCTTTAACTAGTGCATTAATCATTTTGATGGAAATCCTAAGATTATCATCATTATTCAAATTGAGTTGCTTCATCTTTTCCTCTTACTTTTAAATGGTGGCTTGGGTTTAAACTTTGTGAGCTAACAGCTACCTCTTTTTAGATTCTATTCCATTAATAATGATATTGATCTTCGTTTCCATTAATCCTTTATCTAGTCGAGATGGAGATGACTCTCAATGCCTATGCATGCAGTGCTAAGATACCCGAAGTTCTTTTATTTATTCATTGAGGTCGAGACAATTCTTCATATCATGATCGTGGTCTTAATGAAACTTATAATATTTAGACCTTTCTTGCCTCCTTAACGGGGATCTCATCGGTCTTGTGATAACCTTATTCTTCTTAATCTAAAGAAATGCTTCAATCCCTAACATGTTGAGGGAGGATAAAGTCTGCATGGTCGAGATGAGCTTGCTCTATCGAGTCCTCTCTATCGAGGCAAACTAGGGTTTTCTTGAGAAATTAGTACTTCGGTTGAGAATGGTTCACTTTCTTTAAATTAAATACCAAAATGAACATGAGGGCTCGAAGATAAGAGCTTGTATGAGGATCGAGGGGTGCGGATTCCTTGAATCTCATTTGTAAATATGATGACAAAGTCAATTAAAATCTTGTCCATAGTTTATTGGATTATCAAAGTATAGTGTCTAAATATTCGGGGTGCATGTTCATAATAAAATACTCCTCAAACTCCTTAGCTAGGTAAATGAAGGAGTTTATCATATGAGATGAGAGAGAATTGGATCGTTGAATAATTATTAATACTATTAAGTGGTCTATGTGGAGGTGGAGGTGTGGGTTGTTGTTCATCACGTGGGTTTttcttataatattaaaatattataaattttttttaatgatgactAAATTAATCTGACTTGATTTGAATCCGTGTAGGTAAGAAGCCTTCGAAAACATATGAGTGAGTGTCTAATGCTCAAACTTACGTAGATCTATACAAAAGACTAAAATCGGAAGGAGTCTTACATGGTTCACTCTCAAGCAAATACTAAAATGggtataaatcaataataaaACATGATAGATATTGATAGGGTATATTTTAGTTTCAGATGAATCACCATCGATGTCACACGCCACCATCCATGAATCCGACACTATACGCCATCAGAACCCTGGGGTGCACGCCACGTTGGGTACTGTACCGATACATTATGCGAGATGACTACCCCGCGAGCTTGGGGCGGTGTCGTCTGACGCCACTTAGGCACCCCCAAAGATGCCAACTCATCAGAGAAATTATTCCATCCCTACGAAAGTCAGTGGCCACGTCGAACTAAGGCGGAACTAATCCTCGCACAATGGTATAAAAACCCCTATCCGATACTCGGCCAAGGggagaaaaaagaggaaaaaataacACCTGACTgatttgctcgtcggaggggctaaAGTCGGGAAGTACTTGACGAAGGTCATTTTTGCAAGGAGACTATCACCCCCGTAGCGAGCATCTCCACTCGGGAATCGCCATCCGGTGCGCAAAAGGAGGGCAGTCCATTGGCTCGGATCCCGACCAATGCCAACTAGCACCCCTTCCTGAGGGCACGACCACGTCGCGAAGACAAGCTGTTAACCATCCCGGGGACGGAAGGATGCGACCCATAACAAATAACTCTTGGGTTGACAGATCGTGGAGTGTTGATCCACATCTACTCACGAGGGCCCAATCGATCCCACTGGTCCGACACTTGCCCGAGATGTTCAAGAGGTgcagccacctcatcatcctatTCACTTCACCATAAGTTCCTGACATTGGCCCGCAGACCTAATCGTGCTAACTCACCAGCCACGATACTTTTGTTCATTAACAGATAGTTGCTCACCTTAATTATTATGGTGTAGTGTCGTCTAATCGAAATTTTTGTTTACTATtcagataaaatattttaattatattttatattagattGATATACATATGACTTAATTATTACCAGGATCTTCATCCCCTCGTGTCGATCGAGCCACGTAGTGAATCCCTAATCAAGACTAACATTTCCCTATCatcatttaataaaattatgatcCTAACAAGTTTTCGTTGTTTTTGTTTTAATGTTATGACACTGATCGTCACTGTCCGGAAAATAAgctattaatattaaaaataatatttgaaatataatcAAGTGAAATCTTCTATTCTTATGGCTTTCAAATCACTAAGTTTTGCTTCCATCAAATCCTACAAACAGAATGCGATGTCTTGTTTAGTTCATATATTCATATAATGGACTATAAAAGAACCTCACTTACTACCAAATGCAAACGAGCTTTTATATATGTTTCTTTTGATGAGTGTTAATATGTTCTATATATTTTAGTTATCCGAAGTGTCAAGATTATGTAAGAGCATGCCCAACAAAAATACCATTCCGATACTAATGAATAGAAAATCTTTATTATGCAAAGAAGCGAGCtttgataattataaaaaataagtgaTAATTAATTCGTGAAAAATGATTATATTAAATCATTgaatattattatttagatataaAGATTAGGTCGAACTGTCGAGCGTTACAGTTAATTGATCACATAAGATGCTTAGTTGATATATCAAACTGATGAGACATCCAAATAAGTGTTGATCTAATAGTAACACAATGTTTAGATGTCCACACATCATACTTTTTGGAGATAACTAGCAAAATTTGGACAGCACAATTTAGTTGCATTTATAGAGAATTATTATAGATAAGTGCAGGGCAGCAAATTTTGCACATATTCATGTCATTCTATTTAGTAACTATTGAATTCCGCTCATGACGGTCATCGCGGCACCTAAGAATAACCCAAAAATAGGCCAAAATGATCCAAAAATGGGTTAAAACTGTCCATTTTTGACTGCGCGAGCAAGCAGCGGACAGAGAGCGAAGCGAGcgacagcaccgtccctgctatacgaaagccccatccagtcctatgccacccagggggttccagggtgctgagatgactgACATTTTGCTTCGCTCACGACGACCGTCGCAACACGTAAGAACAGCAAAAAAAACAGGCTAAAACGGTCCAAAAACGAACCAAAACTgatcattttttgctgcgcgagtgaGTGGCGAGCagtggacaacgagcgaagcgaggggcagcaccttccctgctatacgaaagtccCATCCAGTCCTTTGCCACCCGGGGTTTAGGGGAaatcagaattttttttattatttatatatattttttcttcagAGGAATTGCTCGCTGTACTCCAAACAATACAAAGTATTCGTGGACGCATTCAGCCGGCTCATCCTTCGTGACCTGCGCTAAGATGCTCCGCGGATAACCCCTATTGTTCTATCTCATGCGCCAAGCTTCACGGACGATTGGTATTGATCCATCCACGTAGGACGAACATCATAGCTAATCCTGTTCCCAAGTCAAATCTTAGTCTGCTCcaccaaaccctaaaccctactgACGACGGTTCTGAGGGGTTCTGGAAACCACGAAGGCTTGTTTCGCTTCCCCGGCCCGCCACCCTGCCTCGTCTCCCTTTTATCTAACCCAGGGGCTCATTTTTTCGTCTGAATCCCCAAGCGCCCACCCAAAACGCTAGTCCGTTCTCTCCTCGATTCTACCATGTATCGGGCCATTTCCTCCCTCGCCTCCAAAGCCCGGTAAGCTTTTGCTCTCTCTCTAATATCTAGGTGAAACTTACCACTTTCGATTTCGTTTTCTGGTTGCGAGACCATTGTTActtattgtctttttttttcttgatcttcTGGTTTAATAGGGTCGCCAGAGGCAGCGGCGGACAGGTGGGAGGCTGGATCTTTTAGTAGTTATAATTTGTTTTGTATTAAAATCTTAGTTTCTTCGAAGATTTGATTGTTTATTTCAAGGAAAGTATTGGTTTCGAACTTCGATCATAAGGATAGATTGTAGTAACATTAACTGGAGTTGGAATATCTATGTTTGTGGCTGTAGATCGGAAGTAGACTTGGCTGGAGTCGAAACTATGCTGCAAAGGACATCAGATTTGGAGTGGAGGCTCGTGCTTTGATGCTCAAGGGTGTGGAAGATCTCGCTGATGCGGTGAAAGTGACCATGGGCCCGAAGGTATTAGACACTTATTTGTTATACTGATAAAAAGTATCGTTGGGTGCAACTAGTGATATGTGGTGATCTCGCTTACTGTCTCATGTGTTGTTTTATGTTGTGGATAATTTAAATAAAGTGAAAAACAATTATTTGTGAAACACAATGACTAGTTATTTTGAAGTCTTATTTTGTATATAGTTGTTAAAACGTCGGTTGAACTAGATTCATTGTGGTCTTGTTTTTTGGCTTGAA contains:
- the LOC135650839 gene encoding haloacid dehalogenase-like hydrolase domain-containing protein At2g33255 — encoded protein: MSSLSASIPAEDGCGGAGVRAKRGRLRGLVFDMDGTLTVPVIDFGAMYRAVLGEEGYAAHRAARASAGGVDILHHIESWAPQDQQRAYEIIAHFERQGLDRLQIMPGASELCRYLDSRQIRRGLITRNVNMAVDIFHQRFGMEFVPALSREFRPYKPDPAPLLHICSIWDVPPSEVMMIGDSLRDDVVCGKRAGAFTCLLDETGRYGSPDSYTDDIRPDFKVSSLSQVLSLLETHFDLMPQPQST